The nucleotide window AGAATTCTGCTGATTCACAGACTTACACTATCGATATCTAAAACAATCAAAAACCGAGTTGAAAAAGCGTGAAAACTGAAGCAATCATCTATGTTCTAACTATGATTCTTGGAATCTTCGTAGCAATTGCTCCCTGGACCTTTGCACCGGTCTGCGTTACGGAGATGCGTTGCTGGTTTACCCGTGATGTGGAAACTGTTCTAGGCGTAGCCATTGC belongs to Candidatus Thorarchaeota archaeon and includes:
- a CDS encoding DUF4418 family protein, which produces MKTEAIIYVLTMILGIFVAIAPWTFAPVCVTEMRCWFTRDVETVLGVAIAILSFLGMYISLGTAE